A part of Lactobacillus sp. ESL0700 genomic DNA contains:
- a CDS encoding aldose 1-epimerase family protein: MDYIIKNTILQVVISSKGAELQSIKSQHSGYEYLWQADPNVWGRHAPVLFPIVGRLKNDEYTYQGKTYHITQHGFARDMEFSVEQQTAESITFLLKDTPETRKIYPFKFELRVNYNLLNNLLEENFSVTNKSAGEMIFGIGGHPGFNIPTTNSISKEDYYFSTKPSVARVQIPLKGSYLDWDNRSLASTNSLITLSDHLFKNDALIFQMSGHDNKVSLKTETSAFHVNVWLRDAPFVGVWSQYPQTADYVCIEPWWGIADRSDTNGKLEDKYGMNHLAHDATFTAGFGMAFHDQD; encoded by the coding sequence ATGGACTACATTATCAAAAATACAATTTTACAAGTTGTTATTTCAAGCAAGGGTGCCGAATTGCAAAGCATTAAAAGTCAGCACAGCGGTTACGAATATCTCTGGCAGGCAGACCCCAATGTGTGGGGACGTCATGCGCCGGTGTTATTTCCAATTGTTGGTCGGCTTAAAAATGATGAATACACTTATCAGGGTAAGACCTATCACATTACGCAACATGGCTTTGCTCGTGATATGGAATTTAGTGTTGAGCAGCAGACTGCTGAGAGTATTACCTTTTTGCTAAAAGACACTCCAGAAACAAGGAAGATTTATCCGTTTAAGTTTGAATTGCGGGTTAATTATAATTTGTTGAATAATTTGCTTGAAGAAAACTTCAGTGTGACGAATAAGTCCGCTGGTGAAATGATTTTTGGTATTGGTGGTCATCCAGGATTTAATATTCCAACAACTAATTCGATTAGTAAGGAAGATTATTACTTTAGTACGAAGCCTTCGGTTGCTAGAGTGCAAATTCCATTAAAGGGTTCATATCTTGACTGGGATAATCGCTCTCTTGCTTCTACCAACAGCCTAATTACGTTAAGCGATCATTTATTTAAGAATGATGCTCTGATTTTTCAAATGAGCGGTCATGATAATAAGGTGTCCCTTAAAACAGAGACGAGTGCTTTTCACGTTAATGTTTGGCTGCGGGATGCACCATTTGTTGGTGTTTGGTCGCAGTACCCGCAAACAGCCGATTATGTATGTATCGAGCCGTGGTGGGGAATTGCTGACAGAAGTGATACTAACGGTAAGTTAGAAGATAAATATGGGATGAACCATTTAGCTCATGATGCTACTTTTACGGCTGGTTTTGGCATGGCTTTTCATGATCAAGATTAA
- the plsY gene encoding glycerol-3-phosphate 1-O-acyltransferase PlsY: protein MINLKLLLVFILAYLIGSFPTGVIIGKLFFHEDIRNYGSGNIGTTNSFRVLGPLAGSFVLVVDVLKGTLATCLPRLLHLGTPKYVLLICGGLAVLGHTFSIFLKFKGGKAVATSAGVFLGYNLQFFGVCAVIFLPLVFITSYVSLSSLISITAIFIATFFFHDIFLTVIAGVMLIILFTRHRDNIKRLEHHNENIIPFGLLYWYKKSHHKL, encoded by the coding sequence ATGATAAATTTGAAATTATTACTGGTATTTATTCTAGCATACTTAATTGGATCCTTCCCGACGGGGGTAATCATTGGCAAACTATTTTTCCATGAAGACATCCGTAATTATGGCTCGGGAAACATCGGTACCACCAACTCATTTCGGGTTCTGGGACCACTTGCCGGCAGCTTTGTGCTCGTCGTCGATGTCCTTAAGGGGACGCTTGCAACTTGCTTGCCGCGGCTCTTGCATCTGGGGACACCTAAGTATGTCTTATTAATTTGTGGCGGGCTAGCCGTTTTAGGACATACCTTTTCAATCTTCCTTAAATTTAAGGGAGGCAAGGCAGTTGCGACTAGCGCCGGTGTCTTTTTAGGCTACAATCTCCAATTCTTTGGCGTTTGTGCGGTAATCTTCTTACCGTTAGTCTTTATTACATCGTATGTCAGCCTATCAAGCCTAATTTCGATTACCGCAATTTTTATCGCGACGTTTTTCTTTCACGATATTTTCTTAACCGTAATCGCGGGCGTCATGCTCATTATTCTTTTTACAAGACATCGAGATAACATTAAGCGCCTTGAGCACCACAACGAGAATATTATTCCCTTTGGCTTGCTTTATTGGTATAAAAAAAGCCACCACAAGTTATAA